ATCCACCTTTGGGTGGAGCGGGTAGAGCTTCACGAAGGCGGCGTAGGACTCGGCTGCGAGCAGGTAGTCCTTGCGCGCGAAGTACGAGTCGCCGATCAAGAGCTCCGCCTCCTGGCCTTGCCTCGTCTGCGGGTAGCGGGCCTTGAACATCTCCAGGCACTGTATCGCGTCTTCGTGCTTGCCCTTTGACGAGAGTTTGAGGCACTTCGAGAGCTCATCGCCCGGGTCGCCCTGGCCTATCGTCACCTGATCCTTGCCGCAGCCCGAAAACATCGCTGCGGCCGCGCAGATCGTTAGGACAGCTGTGAGGAGCTTCAATTTCATGACGCAGGATAGTAGGAAATGGGTTCCAAAAGCGCAAAGGAAAAAATGGGGGCGGCTCGCCTTGACATGAGGGAACGCGAAAGGTAACTGCTCAGCAATTCAAGGGGGTAGCCATGCCCGAAAAGGAAGGTCTGGATTTCTCGACGTTTACGCTATCTCTTGCGACCTCGGCCCAGGTCCATCTGGGGCTGGTCCCGAACCCCTCCACGGGTGCACTTGAGAAGAACCTGGCGCTCGCCAAGGAGACGATCGACCTCCTGGGCATTTTGCAGGACAAGACAAAAGGCAATCTCAGCGATCAGGAGGCGATGCTCCTTGAGCACGTGCTCTACGATCTCAGGATGATGTACGTGGAGATGGGCAAAAAGGGATAAAAGGGGAGGATGCGATCATGAAAAAGAGGGCATGGATAATTATCGCGGCATTGATGTTCTTCTCTTTGGCGGCCGCGGGCGAGGCGCGCGCAACGGCGATCTCCGAGGCTGAACTTGAGTCCGGCGCAGTGGTCCCGGCGTCGTGGTACAGGGCCGAGACCCTGTCGTTCGCCGACCTGGCGGAACGCGTCCAGGCCGCGGTGGTCAACATCTCGACCAGCAAGAGCGTTCGCGGCCGCAGCTCCATGATGCCGCGTTTCGGTCCGCAGGATCCGTTCGACGACTTCTTCCAGCGCTTCTTCGATCAGGACATGGTGCCCCAGGAGCAGATGCAGCACAGCCTGGGCTCCGGCTTCATCATCGACAAGAACGGCACCATACTCACGAACAACCACGTGGTGAGCCAGGCCGACGAGATCGAGGTCGCGCTCTCCAACGGGCGCAAGTACAAGGCGAAGATCCTGGGCAGGGACGAGAAGACCGACATCGCGATCATCAAGATAGAGGCCGACAACGACCTGCCCGTGGTGATGCTGGGCAATTCCAAGATATTGAGGCCCGGCGACTGGGTCATGGCGATCGGCAACCCCTTCGGCCTGGAGCAGACCGTGACCGTGGGCGTGGTCAGCGCCAAGGGCAGGGTGATCGGAGGGGGCCCCTATGCGCACTTCATACAGACCGACGCCTCCATCAACCCCGGCAATTCAGGCGGCCCGCTCTTCAACGTAAAAGGGGAGGTCGTGGGCATCAACACCATGATCTACGCGGCGGGCCAGGGGATCGGGTTCGCGATCCCGATAGACCTCGTCTCCTCCATGCTCACCGAGATGATCTCCACCGGGGGCGTGACCCACGGCTGGCTGGGCGTCGCCATACAGACGATAACGCCGGACCTGGCCAAGTCCTTCAATCTTAAGGGGGAGGACGGCGCGCTGATCACCGAGGTCATGAGCGACTCGCCGGCCGCAAAGGCCGGGCTGAAGCGGGGCGACGTCATCCTCTCGTTCGACGACAACAAGATCGACGACCCCATGGACCTCTCGGTCGCCGTGGGGCAGGCAAAGCCGGGCAAGGAGTCTAAGCTGAAGGTGCTGAGGAACGGGGAGGAGCAGGAGTTCGCGATCGCGATAGGCTCCCAGTCCGAGACAAAGGCCGCGCGCGCAGAGCCCGACTCGGCGCCGTGGAGCCCGGGCAAGGCCGATCAGCTGGGCTTGGTGGTCAAGCAGATCACCCCGGAGCTGGCCGCGCAGCTCGACGTGCCGGAGAACTTCAGGGGCGTGATGGTGGCGCGCGTGGAGCCGGGCAGCTCGGTCGAGCGCGGGGACGTGCGCACAGGCGACGTTATCCTGGAGGTCAACGGCGACAAGATCCAGAGCATGGATGACTATAACAAGGCCCTGGAAAAGCTGAAGAAGGGGGACA
The DNA window shown above is from bacterium and carries:
- a CDS encoding DegQ family serine endoprotease, with the protein product MKKRAWIIIAALMFFSLAAAGEARATAISEAELESGAVVPASWYRAETLSFADLAERVQAAVVNISTSKSVRGRSSMMPRFGPQDPFDDFFQRFFDQDMVPQEQMQHSLGSGFIIDKNGTILTNNHVVSQADEIEVALSNGRKYKAKILGRDEKTDIAIIKIEADNDLPVVMLGNSKILRPGDWVMAIGNPFGLEQTVTVGVVSAKGRVIGGGPYAHFIQTDASINPGNSGGPLFNVKGEVVGINTMIYAAGQGIGFAIPIDLVSSMLTEMISTGGVTHGWLGVAIQTITPDLAKSFNLKGEDGALITEVMSDSPAAKAGLKRGDVILSFDDNKIDDPMDLSVAVGQAKPGKESKLKVLRNGEEQEFAIAIGSQSETKAARAEPDSAPWSPGKADQLGLVVKQITPELAAQLDVPENFRGVMVARVEPGSSVERGDVRTGDVILEVNGDKIQSMDDYNKALEKLKKGDMVRLFIKRGRASIYLAFTL
- the bamD gene encoding outer membrane protein assembly factor BamD encodes the protein MKLKLLTAVLTICAAAAMFSGCGKDQVTIGQGDPGDELSKCLKLSSKGKHEDAIQCLEMFKARYPQTRQGQEAELLIGDSYFARKDYLLAAESYAAFVKLYPLHPKVD
- a CDS encoding DUF1844 domain-containing protein; this encodes MPEKEGLDFSTFTLSLATSAQVHLGLVPNPSTGALEKNLALAKETIDLLGILQDKTKGNLSDQEAMLLEHVLYDLRMMYVEMGKKG